The genomic segment GCGCGCTCGTCTACTTCCCGGGCAAGCGCGAGGTCCGCACCCTGGGGGCGGCCCCCGAGCCAGAGTTGCTGGAAGGCTTGCAGCGGCGGGGCGTCCGCGTCGACATCGGCAGCTCCATCGTCGCGACCGACGAGACCTTCGCCGAGGCCGCGCTGGCCGCCATTCGCGAGACGGGCGTGGAGCGGACGCTGGTGTTCAACAAAGGCTCGCTCATGCTCCTGCCCGGCGGGGTGACCAAGGGCACCGGGCTGACGGTGGCCCTGGCCGCCTTCGAGCTCTCATCCCACAACCTCATCGGAATCGGCGACGCCGAGAACGACCACGCGTTTCTCGCCATGTGCGAGGGCGCGGTGGCGCTTGCCAACGCCGTGCCGGCCCTGCGGGAGCGCGCGGACCATGTCACGCGCGCTGCGGCCGGAGCCGGTGTCGTCGAGTTCGTCGAAGAGCACGTCCTCACCGACGCCGTCGGGTTCATCCCCCACCTGGCGCGCCACGAGCTCCACGTGGGCCGGGCCGACGGCGGTGAGCCGGTGGCGCTGCCCGCCCACGCGGCCACGCTCCTCGTCGTCGGCCCGTCGGCCAGCGGCAAATCCACGCTCACCGGCATCCTGGTCGAGCGACTGACCCAGACCGCGCGGGCCTTCTGCCTGCTCGACCCCGAAGGCGACCACGAATCGCTGGCCGAGCTGGAAGGGGTGGTCGTCCTCGGTGGCAAGCCCGAGCAAAGCCTGCCCACCGCCGAGGAGCTCGGCCAGCTCCTCCGCCGGCCGCTGGGACGCCTGGTCCTCAACCTGAGCCACCTCACGATGGCGGAGAAGGTGGCGTACGCCACGCAGGCCCTCGGCGCGGTGGCCGGGGTTCGGAGCGCCCACGGCCTGCCCCACTGGCTCATCGTGGACGAAGCCCACCACATCGTGCCGGCCGAGGGCTCCACTGCGGTCGAGCTCCTGCCCATGGCCGGCCATTCGCTGGCGCTCGTCACCCTCACGGCCGATCTGATCGCCCGCGAGGTGCGGCAGGCCGTCGGCATGGTGGCCTCCACCGACGCGGAAGCGTTCCGGCAGGCCTTGCACACGCTGGCGACCGACCGGGCCGATCCCCAGCATGCGCCGGGCATCAGCCCCGAGCTGCAGCGCGGCGAGGCCCTGCTCGCCACGCTCGGCGAGCAGCCGTCGCGCACAGTCAGGTTCCAGGTCGACCGGCGCGAGGCCCAGCACCGTCGCCACGTGCGCAAGTACGCCGAGGGCGAGCTGCCGCCCGATCGCAGCTTCTACTTCCGCGGCCCCCAGGGCGCCCTGAATTTGAGGGCGGCCAACCTCAAGCGGTTCTGCGAGCTGGCCGAGGGCGTCGACGAGGCGACATGGTCGTATCACCTCGCCCGGCGTGACTACTCGACCTGGATGCGGGACATGATCAAGGACGCGCAGCTCGCCGACGAAGTCGCGGCGTTCGAGGGCAACGGGGACTGGCCGCCCGCCGACGCGCGGCGGCTCGTGCTGGAGACGGTGCGGCGGCGCTACGCCGTGTGAAGCGAGCCGCGTTCAGCAGGGCCGCGCGGTGAAGCGCCGGAGGACGCCGCGGGCCCGCCGGCCCGCGGTGTCGATCGCGAACCCGGCCGCCTCCACGAGCCGCTCGGTCTCCCGGTTGGGATGACAGCCGCCGGTCAGCCGGGTCCACAGCGGCTGCAGCCGATCTTGCAGGAGGGCCTTCCACGGCGTCGCGGATCGGACGTGCTCCAGCATCCGTAGCTGCCCACCGGCGCCGAGCACCCGACGCGCCTCGCCGAGGGCCCGGGCGGGATCGGCCACGCTGCAGACCGCCAGGCCGCTCACCACGGTGTCGAAGGCGCCAGCGCGGAACGGCAACGCCTCGGCTCTGGCCTGAACGAGCAGTACTGCCGGCGCCCGGCGCCCCGCGCGCTGCAGGGCGTCCCAGGCGGGATCCAGCGCGATGGTTCGGAGGCCGGGGGGCATCAGCGGAAGGTTCCGGCCGGTCCCCGAGCCGAGGTCGAGGGTGCGCCCGCGGGCGCCGCCGGCAAGCCAGCGGCGCCACCGGCCCAGCCCGCCCAGCTCGCAGAACGCGCACAGCGCGTCGTAGAGCCAGGGGATCTGCTCGATGCCACGCACCGGGTCAGGCGGGGAACACCACCAGGGCGCCCGTGTAGTTGTGGAAGAAGTTTCGCCGGCCGATGGGCGCGAACTCCCCGTTGCCGAAAAAGCCGACCAGCGGGAACTCGCCCAGGTGGGCCCGGATCAGGCTGACGTCGTGGTCGGGCACGTCGAAGAGCCCGCGGCCGCGACCCGCGCAGTTGAAGTAGCAGCCGAAGGCCGGCGGCTGGCCCTTCAGCGCTCGAGCCACCTCGCGCAGCGCGGTCGCCAGGTCTTCGCGCGAGGCCGCCGCGTCCCGGAGCTGGAACTGGATGGTCTGCCCCACCCGCACCGGCTCGGCGACGGCGATGGCGCCTGTGCCCGCGTCGGCGCCGAGCAGGTTGCGGACGAGGAAATCGCCGCGCTCCAGCGGAGACTTGGCGGAGTCCATGGCGAGCCCGGCGAACAGGCCGGCGCGCTGGGCGCGCGCCGCGCCGTCCGGGGTCGCCCGCACGGCCTCTCGGAGGACCTCCAGTGGGGGCCGGCCAGCGATCTGGATCACCGTGTTGCCTTCGGCCCGGGTGATGACGTAGGGCTCGCCGATGGGAACGCATCCCTGGGCGACCCCGATGATGGATCGCGGTCCCGACAGCGCCACCCCGGCCAGACTGCCCTGGACGACCTCGGTGTTGACCAGCTCGAACAGCGGCGTCCCGGCGGCGACACCGCCGACGACGGGCACGAACCCCAGTTCGGCCCGGGCGCCGTCGAGCAGCGCGCGGGGATCGAGGCCGGCGACGTCGGCCAGCACCAGGAGGCAGCCGCCCTCCGCGAGAGTGGCACCGGCCTGTCGGGCCAGCTCGGCGCCGACGTCGGCGGGATCGGCGAGGTCGCGGACGAGGACGGGCTTCGCCACCAGGCGCGGGTCGCGGACCACCAGCACGGCCACGGCCGGCTCATCCTCGACTTCCCGCCGCTCGGTCAGCACGCCAGCGCCGCTGCAGCCGACGACGACCCGGGCGCCGGTGACCCGCCGGACGGCGTGGAGCAGCTCGTGAGCGGCCGGGTAAGCATCCCCTGTCGTGAAGACGAGCGCGAGGTCGGCGTGGTCGGCGCCGGCAGACGCCATGGCGGCCAGCGCCGCATCGATCGCCGCCGCCGCCGGCGATGGTCCCAGGCCGAGCCCGGCGCCGGCGGCGGCCAGCAACCGCTCAGTCGCCAACGTCCTCGAGCCGGGCCAGGCGAGCGCCCGCGTCCTTCATGACGTCGAGCGCGCGCGCGCCGTCGCCCGGCGTGACATCCACGGCGGCGACGGCATCCTCCAGGACGACGACCTCGAAGCCCTCCTTGAGAGCGTCGAGCACGGTGGCCTTGACGCAGTAGTCGGTGGCCAGCCCCCCCACGAAGAGCCGGCTCGTGCCATGTGCGCCGAGCGCAGCCGCAAACGGCATCCCGTCGGCGGTCTCGGCCTGGAAGCACGAGTAAGCGTCCAGCTCGGGGTCCATGCCCTTGGAGACGATCTCGGTGCCTGCTGGCAGCACGAGATCGGGGTGGAATTCGGCGCCCGGCGTGCCCTGCACGCAGTGCGGCGGCCAGGCGCCGCCGTAGGCCTTGAAGTGCCGGGTCCGCGCCGGATGCCAGTCCCGCGTGGCGAAGACCGGAGCGCCCCGTCGGGCGAAGCGCTCGGCGTAGCGGTTGAGCGCAGGGACGACGCGGTCGCCGTCCTTGATGCCCAGCGCCCCGCCCGGGCAGAAGTCGTTCTGGACGTCCGTGATCACGAGGGCGTCACGCGCGGGGTCGATGGGGAACGTCATCATCCCTCCCTCGCTCGGATCGTAGCACGCCAGTCGCGTTCGGTCAGACGGCCTGGCCCGGGTAATAGCAGGCGGCCAGATGTCCGTCGTCGGTCTCGGTCAGCGGCGGCTCGGCCTCCGCGCACTTGGGCTGGGCGATGGGGCAGCGCGGCTGGAACCGGCAGCCTGGCGGCAAGTCGATCGGGCTCGGGATCTCCCCCTTCAGCGTGGCACGAAGCTCGAACTCGGGAGCTTCGCCGCGCATGCGAGGGAAGCTGTGAAGCAGGGCCACGGTGTACGGATGCCGGGCCCGCCGAAAGATCATGTCCGAGGTCCCGAGCTCGACGATGCGCCCCAGGTACATCACGGCCACGGTATGGCAGAGATACTGGACGACGCCAAGGTCGTGCGCGATGAAGATGTACGTCAGCCCCATCTCGGTCTGGAGATCGCCGAGCAGATTCAGGATCTGGGCCTTCACCGATACGTCGAGACCCGATACCGCTTCGTCGGCCACGAGGAGCTCGGGGTTGACGGCGATCGCTCGGGCGATGGCGACACGCTTGACCTGGCCGGCGCTGAACTCGTGCGGGTACCGATCGGCCACCTTGGGATCGAGCCCCACCCGCTCCAGCAACTCGCGCACGCGAGGCTCGCGCTCGGCTGGCGCGCCGATGCGGTGTACGTTCAGCGGCTCGCGCAGGATCTGGCGAACCGTCATCCGCGGATTCAGGGACGTGAATGGATCCTGGTAGACGATCTGGACCCGACGCCGATAGGCGAAGAGGTCCTGGCCGCTCAGGCGGGCCACGTCGGCACCGTCGAAGAGCATCTGCCCCTCCGTCGGGGCGATGGCCCGCATCACCAGCCGGCCGATCGTGGTCTTGCCGCACCCCGACTCGCCGACGAGACCCATCGTGCGGCCCCGCTCGATGTCGAGGTCCACCCCATCGACCGCCTTGACCACTCGCGGAGCCGGCGGCCGCAGGACGTTGTGGAGCGTCACCGGCGCCCTCACGACGAAGTGCTTGCGCAAGCCGCGCAACCTGAGGAGGACGTTAGCCGGCAGCGCGCTCATGCTCCTCGACCTTCCAACAGGCGACGCGGTGGCCCGGACCGGTGGCGTGCAGTGCCGGGCGCTGGCGCGCGCAGTGCTCATCCTTCTCGGGCCACGGGCAGCGCGGGTAGAAGCGGCACCCGGGCTCGTACTCGGCCAGGGGGGGTAGATGCCCGGGGATCGGCTCCAGACGCCGTACGCCCAGCCGCGGCACCGAGCGCAGGAGGCCCTGGGTGTAGGGATGGCGGGGCCGGCCGAAGACGACGTCGACCGGCCCCTCTTCCACCACCTGCCCGGCGTAGAGCACGAGCACGCGCTGGCACATGTGCGAGATGACGGCGAGGTCGTTGAAGATGAAGACGACGGCCGTGCCGAGCTCCCGCCCGAGATCCCGGATCAGTTCGAGGATCTGCGCCTGGATCGTCACGTCCAGGGACGAGGTCGGTTCGTCCGCCACGAGCAGGCGCGGCCGGCATCCCACCCCCATGCTGATGACGACGCGCTGGCGCATCCCCCCACTGAACTGGTGCGGATAACTGGCCAGGCGGCTCTCCGGAGAGGGGATGCCCACGCGCCGGAACAGGTCCACCACCCGGTGCAGCGCCGCCCGACGTCCCAGCCCCAGGTGCAGCTCGAGTGGCTCGGCGACCTGCGCCCCCACCCGGAACACCGGATTCAGGGCCGAGGTGGGGTCCTGGAAGATCATGGCGATGTCCTTGCCGCGTATTCGCGCCAGGGCCGCCTCGTCCAGGGTGTTGAGATCGGTGCCCTGGAAGAGGACGCGGCCGCGCACGCGCCCCGGCGGGCTCGGGATGAGCGCCAGCAGCGCGTCGGCCAGCACGCTCTTGCCCGCGCCCGACTCCCCCAGGATGCCGAGCGTTTCTTGCTCTCCGAGCTCGAAGCTCAGCCCGTCGAGGACGTTCACCAGGCCGGCAGGGGTCTGGAAGTCGACCCTGAGGTTCTCGACCCGGAGCACGGGCGGGGCGACCACCGGCGTGCTCACGCGATCTGCGCCTTCGGATCCAACGCGTCGCGGAGCCCGTCGCCGAAGAGGTTGAGCCCCACGATGATCACGACCAGGGCCAGGCCCGGGAAGCCCGAGATCCAGGGCGCCATGACGATGAACCCGCGGCCCTCGGCGATCATGAGGCCGAGATCGGGGTCCGGGGGCGGCACGCCCAGGCCCAGGAACGACAGGCCGGACTCCAGCAGGATGGCCACGGCCAGGTTCAGCCCGAACTGCACGATGATCGGCGACAGCACGTTCGGCAACAGATGCCGGAAGATGACTCCGGCAGCCCCGACACCCATCAGCTGGGCCGCTTCCACGAACGGCTCGCTCTTGATGTTCAGCACGTCGCCCCGCGTCACCCGCGCGAACATCCCGGCGAAGGTGGCGGCGAGAGCCAGGATGACGTTTTGCAGGCCGAGGCCCAGGACGGCGATGAACGCGATGGCCAGGACGAGCGGCGTGAACGCCAGCAGACCGTCCACGACACGCATGAGAATGGCGTCCACCAGCCCCCCGTAGTGCCCGGCCACCAGGCCCATCAGCACCCCCACCACCATGGCGATGCCCACCGACGCGAAGCCGACGATGAACGAGATGCGAGCGCCATAGAGGATCCGGCTCAGCATGTCGCGCCCGAAGCTATCGGTGCCCAGCCAGTGCTGCCAGGACGGTCCCTGGAACGCCGCCGTGTGATCCTGCTGAAGCGGATCCCACGGCGCCAGCACCGGGGCCAGAATAGACACCACGACGAACAGGGCGACGATCACGGCCCCGGCCACGGCCCCGCGGTTCGCGCAGAACCGCATGAGCATGAGCCGCCGCGGTGTCACCCGGCGTTCCGGAATAGCGGCGGCCGTCGTGGCCGTGTCGATCGCCCGGGCCACCACCTACGCCTCCCGCACCCGGGGATTGAGGTGCCGGTACAGGACGTCGACGAGCAGGTTGATCAGAATGAACATGATGGCGATCACCATGACCGTCGCCTGCACGAGATGGTACTCACGGTTGAGCACGGCGATCGTCACCAGGCGGCCGATACCGGGCAGGGCAAAGACCGTCTCGGTCATCACGGCCCCCCGCAGCATCCCGCCGAGCTGCAGGCCGACCACCGTGACGACGGGGATCAGCACATTGCGCAGGGCGTGCTTGTAGACCACGGCCCGGCCCTCCACTCCTTTGGCCCGCGCCACCTTGATGTAGGGCTGGTTGAGCACGTCCACCAGGCTCGACCGGGTGATGCGGGCGATCAGCCCCGCGTACCAGGCGCCCAGCGTGAAGGCCGGCAGGATCATGTGCACGAGGCTGCCGCCCAGGTCCTCGGTGGGCCCGATGTAGCCCATGGTCGGGAACCACCCGAGGGAAACCCCGAAGATCCAGATCAGCACGATCCCCAGGTAGAAGGATGGAAAGGAGTTGAAGAAGATCGCCAGCCCCATGCCGACGTAATCCACCCAGGTGTTGCGCTTGAGGGCGGCCAGCACCCCCGACGGGATGGCGATCACCAGCGCGAACAGGAGCGACCACACGCTCAGGTAGATCGTCACCGGCAACGCGTCGTTCAGGACGAGCTTCGTCACGGCGGCGCCCGAGATATACGAGGTGCCCCAGTTGCCTTGCACGAACCGCCACACCCAGATGAGGTACTGCACGACGACCGACCGATCCAGCCCCAGCTCCCGGCGCAACTTGGCGTACGACTCGGGGTTGAAGTCCGCCCCCAGCATGACCGTCACCGGATCGCCGGGGGCCATCTTCATCAAGGCAAACACGAAGACCGAGATCACGAACAAGAGAACGGCGGTGTGCAGGAGACGCTGGAGCGCGTACTGGAGCATGGGGCCGCGGCGCGCGGCGGGCGGCGGGCCGCCCACCGCGCGGAACGCCTCCTACAGGTGCACGGCGTGGAACCGCATCGAGTCCGCCGGGATGTACTTGAACCCGTGCACCTTCTTGCTCAGGGCCTTGAAGACCTTGAAGTGACCGATGAAGGCGCAGGGGGCGTCGGCGGCCAGCAGCGTATCGGCCTTGTCGTAGAGCGCCTTGCGCTTGGCCACGTTGGGCTCGAACTGCGCCTCGGCCACGAGCCGGTCGAACTCCTTGTTGCTGTAGCCCACGAAGTTCCACGGCTTTCCGGTGACCCACTCGGGATAGATGGTCTCGTCGGGGTCGAGGTCGGCCACCCAGCCTTCGTCGTACATCTGGAAGTCGCCGGTGTTCCGCTTCTTGTGCCAGGTCGCCTGTTCGTAGAGCTGGATGCGCACCTTGATGCCGATCTTGGCCAGCATCGGCTGCACGAGCTCGGCCATGCGCGGGCCCACGCCGCCGGAGCCCGTGTACTGGCCCACGACCATCCATTCCACGTCCACGTCGCCCTTGTACTTCGATTCCGCCCGCAAGGCCTTGGCCTTGTCGAGGTCGAAGTGCTGGGCTCGCCGGGAGGAGCACTGGTCGGCGTTGTAGAAGTCGCTCATCGGCGGGGAGATGGCGCTGCAGGCCGGGATGGCCCCGCCGAAGTAGGCCTGCTGGATGATAGGGCCGCGATCGACGGCGAAGGCGACCGCTTGACGCAGGGCCTTGTCGTCGAAGGGAGGCCGCCGGTTGTTCATCCCGATGAACGTGTAGTTCCCCTCGACGCCGCCGAACACCTGGACATTGGGGTTCTTGTCCATCATGGGCAGGAACTGGAACGGGATGAGGTTCAGACCGTCGATCTCGCCGGCCATCAGGGCCCCCACCGCGGTGGAGCTCTCCCGGATGAGCAGGATGGTCACGCGGTCGAGGTACGGCAGCGGCTTGCCGTCGGTCCCCCGCTCCCAGTAATCGGGGTTCCGCTCCAGGACGATCCGGTCGTTCTCCACCCACTGCGCGAAGCGGAACGGTCCCGTGCCCACCGGGTTTCGGCCGTACGCCCGCCCGTGCTTGGCGACGGCTTTGGGGCTCACGATGGTACCAGCCCGTCCCGTGGAGCCGGTCCACGCCACCGGCAGGAACTGGTACGGCCGCTTGAAGGTGATCCTGAGCCGGTACTTGTCCTGGACCTCCACCTTGTCGAGGTCAGCGAGCTTCCACCCGTGCGGCGATTTCACGTTGGGATCGCGCAGACGTTCCTGGTTCCACTTCACGGTCTCGGCCGTGCACTCCTCGCCGTCGTGGAACTTCACGCCACGGCGGAGCGTGAGGAGGTGCGTCACCGGGTTCGGCATGTCCCACTTCTCCATCAGGTCCGGCACGAACGACACGCGCTTGCCGTCGTACTCCACCTTCAGGATGCCGTTGTAGATGTTGTCGTGAATCTTGATCGCGCCCAGTGAAGAGGTGAAGTGCGGGTCCAGGGTATCGACCGTGTCGATCCAGGCGATCCTGAGCTGGCCGCCGCGCTTCACCGATTGGGCCCGGGCCGGCCGCCCGCCGCCCAGCCCGACGGCCGCCGCGCCGGCCGCGCCGGCGAGCAACTGGCGGCGCGTGAGGAGCTCTGCGCCGATCGCATCGGCAAGACGTGCGATGTGGTTCTCGCCTCTGCCACCCATATCGGCTCTCCTTTCCCAGGAGCACCATGCCGCCGATCGTGCTATCGCTCGACGGAAGGGCGCCGCGACGGGCAACGCTGCTCGGAGGTGTCCGCGAACTTGGGCGGCACCTTACGAGGTGGCACCGGCGTTGTCAATAGCGCCAGGCAGGCAGCGAGGCCCGCTCGCGGTGTTTATCTCAGGTAGGCGCGGAGGCCGGTCAACGAGATGAGGTCGTGGTAGCGCTGCTTGAAGTGCTCCCAGAAGCGGTGCATGCTCCGATATTCCTGCAGCCGGTCGAAGAGCAGCAAATCGACGGCGGCGCTGTCGATCCAGTCGATGTCCTTCCGGTACCCGAGGACCAGGGCCACGCCGGTCGCCGCGACGAACCGCGCGATGCGCGCCTGCTCGATGTTGAGAGTGGCGCAGCTGCCGAAGTGCACCACCCAGTTAGTGAACCCGGTGTCCATGAAGGTGGCGAGCTTCTCGATCTCGACCGGCGCCTGATCCAGCACGAGCTGGCCGGGCTTGCCGTGACAGGACAGGTACAGGATGCCGTAGCCGCGCCGGTGCTTGAGCTTGTTCAGGTTGTACTCGAGCTCTTCCTCGGTGTTGCAGGTCAGGTAGGCCCACTTGACGTCGTTCACCCGCTGGCTGAGCTCGAGCAGCGGCACCACGCTCAGCCGGGACTCGATGTTGCCGTCCCACAACGTCTCCAGGCAGGCAATCTTCTTGCGGTGGCTGGTGGCCCGTCCCACGTCTAGCGGCGGCTCCCCGCGGGGCGGCACTCCTGCAGGCTCGCCGCGAACGCGTCCACCACTCCCTTGATGTCCAGCGCGGTGAGGGTACCCATGGTGGAGACGCGGAAGGCATAGCGACGCAGGTCGCCCTGCCCGGCGTAGATGATGTACCCGCGGCCCTTCATGGCGTCGTGAAGCGTCTCGTAGGTCAGGCCGGGGGGCAGGCGAAACGTCGTGAGGATATTGGAGCGGGCCCCCTCGGCTACCAGCACCTCGAAGCCCAGCCGGGCCATCCCCTCCCGGAGGATCCGGGCGTTGTCGGCGTAGCGGGCGATGCGCGCGGCCACGCCTTCGCGCTCCAGCTCCACCAGGGCTTGCTCCATCGCGTGCAGCACCTGCACGGCGGGGGTGAACGGTGTATTGTCGGCCTCCTGCTGCACCCAGTGCCCGTGCAGATCGAGATAGATGCTGCGGGGCGATCGTCCCCCGAGCGCCTCCACCGCCGCGCGGCGCGCCAGCACGAAGGACACGCCGGGGATCCCGCCCAGGCATTTGTTGGCGCTGGCCGTGACAAAGTCGAGCCCGTCCTGGCCCAGCGTGATCGGCTCGCCGAAGAGCGAGCTCATGGCGTCCACCACCACGCGCCGGCCCTGACCCGCCGCCGCCAGTACGATCTCGCTCACGGGGTTGAGCAGTCCGGTCGTCGTCTCGTGATGCACGACGGCCACGTGGCTGATGCTCGGGTCGGCACGCAGCGCCCGCTCGAGGTCGGCCGGCACGACCGGCGTGACGTTGTCGTACGTCAGGGCCTGGGCGCGGATGTGGTGGGCCCGGGCGATCTTCAGCATCCGGTCGCCGTACACGCCGTTGTCCACGACCAGCAGCGCCCGCTCGGGCGGCACCGCCGAGCAGATCGCCGCCTCCACCGCCGCCGTGCCCGAGCCCGTGAAGAGGATGGCGGTCCAGTCCGGCCCCCCGCCGGCCAGCCGGACCAGTCGCTCCCGGCACGCCTGCATGATGCGGAAGAACTCGGGTTCCCGGTGGCAGAGGTCGGGCATGACGAGCGCCTGCCGCACCGTGGACGTGGTGTTGGCGGGACCCGGGTTCAACAGGATCCACTCTCTCTCGGGCATGCCGGCGGGCCTCCTGCAGGCGGTTTCCGTGATCCTGGCTATGATAGCCTGGAGGCCCGACCGGAGCGGCAAAGCAGATAGCGGAGGACATGCCGATGGTACTGAGGCTCGCCCTCTCCCTGGGGCTGCTGCTCGCGCACCTGGGTGGGTGCGGCTGGCCGGCGAGCCAGGTCGGCCCGGCGGTCGCCCACCCCAGCGTCCGGGTCGATACCGTCGAGACCGAGGACGCTTACGCGACCCAGTGCCGGGCGGGCGTCTGCGCTACCCTGCAAGTGACCCGGTCGCGGTTCTCACACGGCGCCGTCTCGACCCTGCTCTTCTTCTCCGCCTACGACCAGCGCGGCCGGGCCATTCAGATCCCCGGCTTTCCGTCGGGCTTCACCGGCATCGCCAGCGAGCAGTTCGTCGTGAGCCCGCAGGGTACGCGGGCGACCCTGAACTACGCCGGCGTCTCGGTGACCTGGCGGGCCAACGCCAAGGTCCGGAAGAGGATCGACAACGGCCCATCGCGCTCGCGGGTGTCCGAGCGCGAGCAGCAGGTGAGCGCGGACGTCAGGGGAGCGGTGGGGCCGATCGTCTTCGACCCGGCGGCCCCGCGACAGCCCCGCGACTTCGGCTCCGCCTTCCTGACCATGCGCCAGACCGTCAGCCGGACGCGGGTGAAGTGAGAAGTGGGGCATTGCGCTCTTCGCCGGGCGGACAGAAGAAGTCTGCGCCGCGGAACCCAGGAACGATGACGCAAGCGCGGCAGGAAAGGCGTGTCACGGCCGGGGGCTGCCGGAGCCTGCTCCGGCAGCCCTCCGCGGCGTGACTACTCGAGCGCCCGGGCCTGCTGTCGGTTCACGTGCCACAGCACGAGGTGGTACTGCGGCTCGCCGGAGCCAGGATGGGGATAGATCGAGATGTGTTCGATGCGCCGGTCTCCGCCGTCGAGCCCCGCGAGACCCGACCGTAACTCGGAAGCGGGCAGTGTGTAAACGGTGGCGACGCGCTGGCCGGCCTTGTTGTAGGCGGCGAACCGCCCATAAGAGGGGGCCTCAGCCTCCATCCGGCTGAACTTCAGGGGCGTCGATGGTGGCGGCGCTGCGCTGGCCAGGCCCATCTGGCCGGGTTGAGGGGACGTCCGCGCAGAGGCGGCGGGTGACATCGCGGCGGCGGCGGCCGCCTCGTCTCGCTTCGCCGTCACCAGGACGAGATTGCTCGTCATCGGCTTACCGTCGGCGGCCATGCGCGCTGCGTCAGTGATCCGCTGACGCTCGCTGTCATTACTGGTGACGCCGGTGACGAACACGGAGCCGTTGCTGGTATCGACGTCCACGCGGGTCAGGCTCCCGATCTGCGCGGAGGCAACGGCGGCTTTGACCTTGGCGGTTGTCGTCTTGTCGTCGATCCATTGCCCGGCGCTGCGCCCGGTAACGGTACGGCATCCGGCGAGGACGATGAGGACTATCACGAGGACTGCGGTCGAGCGGGTCGCTCCTGGCATGGCGTCCTCCTTGAACGGGGGTGGAGTAGGGCGTATGCAAGGCGGCGGCCATCGACTGCCCGGGGAGGAGCCCCGACCGCTGTACTGACGTAGACGGCGGCGATCATGCATGAGCGTCCCGTCGATAGAAAGTCATTCGGCTCGAGGATGCGGCGGGCAAGGTGGAGCCGTGAACGCAGCAAAGGACCGGCCCCGGCGAAGGCATGTGTGTCCTCGGTGCGGGAGTCGCGCAATCGCTCAGGCGCACAGGCGCGGCGTGCTGGAGAGGCTGGTGTTGCGCCTCGTCGCTCGCCGGGTCTATGAATGTCTGACCTGTACATACCGGTTCTACGACCGTCCCAGCGCAGCCTAGGGTTCAAGGGTGCCCGTGGGCCCGGTTCGGCCGGCCGCACACGGGATCGCTTCTCAAGGGTGGTAGAGCATCCAGTAGATCAGGACGCCGGTCACCGATACGTAGAGCCAGACCGGGAAGGTCCAGCGCGCGATCCGCCGGTGGCGGGAGAACTGCCCGGTGAGCGCCCGGTAGATCGTCGTCAGGGCCAGCGGCACGATCACGGCGGCCAGAACGATGTGGGAGACGAGCAGCCCGAAGTACACGGGGCGGATCCAGCCCTGACCGGTGAAGGGGCGGGAGCCGGCATAGTAGTGATAGATGACGTACGTGGCCAGGAACAGCGTGGACACGCCGAACGCGCTCAGCATGCATACGAGGTGCGCCGCCACCTGGCGGCGGCGGATGAAGACGTAGCCGGCCGTCAACAGCACCGCGCTCGTCGCGTTGAGGGCGGCGTTCAGCGGGGGCAGCGCGGACACATCGATCGTCCCTCCCGGCTCCGGCTGCCGACCCAGCAGCAGCACGGCGAGCGCCGCCACCACCCCGGCCGACACCAGGCCGATGACGGAGAGGGCCAACCGCTCGTTCATCGAGCCTGCCCGCGGAAGGCCTCGC from the Candidatus Methylomirabilota bacterium genome contains:
- a CDS encoding DUF6642 family protein, whose translation is MGRATSHRKKIACLETLWDGNIESRLSVVPLLELSQRVNDVKWAYLTCNTEEELEYNLNKLKHRRGYGILYLSCHGKPGQLVLDQAPVEIEKLATFMDTGFTNWVVHFGSCATLNIEQARIARFVAATGVALVLGYRKDIDWIDSAAVDLLLFDRLQEYRSMHRFWEHFKQRYHDLISLTGLRAYLR
- a CDS encoding ABC transporter substrate-binding protein — its product is MGGRGENHIARLADAIGAELLTRRQLLAGAAGAAAVGLGGGRPARAQSVKRGGQLRIAWIDTVDTLDPHFTSSLGAIKIHDNIYNGILKVEYDGKRVSFVPDLMEKWDMPNPVTHLLTLRRGVKFHDGEECTAETVKWNQERLRDPNVKSPHGWKLADLDKVEVQDKYRLRITFKRPYQFLPVAWTGSTGRAGTIVSPKAVAKHGRAYGRNPVGTGPFRFAQWVENDRIVLERNPDYWERGTDGKPLPYLDRVTILLIRESSTAVGALMAGEIDGLNLIPFQFLPMMDKNPNVQVFGGVEGNYTFIGMNNRRPPFDDKALRQAVAFAVDRGPIIQQAYFGGAIPACSAISPPMSDFYNADQCSSRRAQHFDLDKAKALRAESKYKGDVDVEWMVVGQYTGSGGVGPRMAELVQPMLAKIGIKVRIQLYEQATWHKKRNTGDFQMYDEGWVADLDPDETIYPEWVTGKPWNFVGYSNKEFDRLVAEAQFEPNVAKRKALYDKADTLLAADAPCAFIGHFKVFKALSKKVHGFKYIPADSMRFHAVHL
- a CDS encoding ABC transporter permease, whose amino-acid sequence is MARAIDTATTAAAIPERRVTPRRLMLMRFCANRGAVAGAVIVALFVVVSILAPVLAPWDPLQQDHTAAFQGPSWQHWLGTDSFGRDMLSRILYGARISFIVGFASVGIAMVVGVLMGLVAGHYGGLVDAILMRVVDGLLAFTPLVLAIAFIAVLGLGLQNVILALAATFAGMFARVTRGDVLNIKSEPFVEAAQLMGVGAAGVIFRHLLPNVLSPIIVQFGLNLAVAILLESGLSFLGLGVPPPDPDLGLMIAEGRGFIVMAPWISGFPGLALVVIIVGLNLFGDGLRDALDPKAQIA
- a CDS encoding BON domain-containing protein; the protein is MPGATRSTAVLVIVLIVLAGCRTVTGRSAGQWIDDKTTTAKVKAAVASAQIGSLTRVDVDTSNGSVFVTGVTSNDSERQRITDAARMAADGKPMTSNLVLVTAKRDEAAAAAAMSPAASARTSPQPGQMGLASAAPPPSTPLKFSRMEAEAPSYGRFAAYNKAGQRVATVYTLPASELRSGLAGLDGGDRRIEHISIYPHPGSGEPQYHLVLWHVNRQQARALE
- a CDS encoding 2-aminoethylphosphonate--pyruvate transaminase, whose amino-acid sequence is MPEREWILLNPGPANTTSTVRQALVMPDLCHREPEFFRIMQACRERLVRLAGGGPDWTAILFTGSGTAAVEAAICSAVPPERALLVVDNGVYGDRMLKIARAHHIRAQALTYDNVTPVVPADLERALRADPSISHVAVVHHETTTGLLNPVSEIVLAAAGQGRRVVVDAMSSLFGEPITLGQDGLDFVTASANKCLGGIPGVSFVLARRAAVEALGGRSPRSIYLDLHGHWVQQEADNTPFTPAVQVLHAMEQALVELEREGVAARIARYADNARILREGMARLGFEVLVAEGARSNILTTFRLPPGLTYETLHDAMKGRGYIIYAGQGDLRRYAFRVSTMGTLTALDIKGVVDAFAASLQECRPAGSRR
- a CDS encoding ABC transporter permease — encoded protein: MGGPPPAARRGPMLQYALQRLLHTAVLLFVISVFVFALMKMAPGDPVTVMLGADFNPESYAKLRRELGLDRSVVVQYLIWVWRFVQGNWGTSYISGAAVTKLVLNDALPVTIYLSVWSLLFALVIAIPSGVLAALKRNTWVDYVGMGLAIFFNSFPSFYLGIVLIWIFGVSLGWFPTMGYIGPTEDLGGSLVHMILPAFTLGAWYAGLIARITRSSLVDVLNQPYIKVARAKGVEGRAVVYKHALRNVLIPVVTVVGLQLGGMLRGAVMTETVFALPGIGRLVTIAVLNREYHLVQATVMVIAIMFILINLLVDVLYRHLNPRVREA